One window from the genome of Bdellovibrio sp. NC01 encodes:
- a CDS encoding response regulator gives MFKFWKDLSVSKKLYAVVGFMAFLVALELVTLLFAMNTLSTLRAFVGGEGSWSKAQKNSIHSLYLYILTQEPKYYEDFSYNLRVNLGDRQARLELMKPAAERDMKKVFEGFRQGGVAEGDIPGAANLLLRFHNAPYIDHALVAWEQADVKIDQLMHFAANIHDVISSGRADNKEIKRILIDLHKLNTEITALADDFSATIGDGARWLEHILMVTLFFAVLTVESTGLMLTVSFNRNLSRSLAELNRAAKDLGEGNLSQTVPVRSNDELGQLAMTLNKMNSDLEKNIGQRMQAENANQVKTLFLANMSHEIRTPLGIILGLTEIIKDNNLSEEERLKYIHIIESTGKNLTGIINDILDITKVESGHLQFQGSDVHIDDVISEISTMMGIKADLQGNRFEVKKETPVPEVIFTDKSRLQQILINLINNAIKFTHNGTIQVCYGLKDKQIYIDVKDTGIGIPAESKKDLFQTFSQIDSSSTRRYEGTGLGLVLSKKIAQSLGGEVVLLESYVNKGSVFRVTIATDIPDVEKPAKKPAVAQNKPDLMQLQGRKVLIVDDSSDNQLLIQLYLKKKGVISEFADNGEMAVNKALNSNYDVVLMDMQMPVMDGYTATKRLREHGFTKPIIALTAHAMSEDRNRCIEAGCNDYLTKPIDSGVLYMTLLDYMS, from the coding sequence ATGTTCAAGTTCTGGAAAGATCTGTCTGTCTCGAAAAAACTGTATGCAGTAGTTGGCTTCATGGCCTTCCTTGTTGCGCTCGAGTTAGTCACGCTTCTTTTTGCGATGAACACTCTATCAACGTTACGTGCCTTCGTCGGTGGCGAAGGTTCGTGGTCTAAGGCGCAGAAAAACAGCATTCACAGTCTTTATCTTTATATCCTGACGCAGGAACCGAAATACTACGAAGATTTCTCTTACAATTTACGAGTGAACTTGGGTGATCGCCAGGCACGCTTGGAACTGATGAAGCCCGCAGCTGAGCGTGACATGAAGAAAGTCTTTGAAGGCTTTCGCCAGGGTGGTGTTGCTGAAGGCGATATTCCAGGTGCTGCAAATCTGCTTTTGCGCTTTCATAACGCCCCATACATCGATCATGCACTGGTTGCGTGGGAACAGGCTGACGTTAAAATTGATCAGCTCATGCACTTCGCGGCAAACATTCACGACGTGATCAGTTCAGGGCGCGCTGATAATAAAGAAATTAAACGTATTCTTATCGATTTACATAAGCTCAATACTGAAATCACAGCTTTAGCTGATGATTTTTCTGCGACAATTGGCGACGGTGCGCGCTGGCTTGAACACATCTTGATGGTGACATTGTTCTTTGCAGTCCTGACAGTAGAAAGCACGGGCCTGATGCTAACGGTGTCTTTCAACCGCAACCTAAGCCGCAGCCTTGCAGAGCTGAATCGTGCCGCCAAAGACCTTGGCGAAGGCAATCTTTCACAAACAGTTCCTGTTCGCTCGAACGACGAACTGGGACAGCTTGCGATGACATTGAATAAAATGAATTCTGACTTGGAAAAAAATATCGGCCAAAGGATGCAAGCCGAAAATGCCAACCAAGTGAAGACCTTATTCCTTGCGAACATGAGCCACGAGATTCGTACTCCGCTGGGAATTATTCTTGGTCTGACAGAAATCATCAAAGACAACAATCTGTCAGAAGAAGAGCGTCTTAAGTACATTCATATTATCGAATCTACCGGTAAAAATTTAACTGGCATTATTAACGACATTTTGGACATCACGAAAGTTGAATCAGGCCACTTGCAATTTCAAGGCAGTGATGTGCATATCGACGACGTGATCAGCGAGATCTCGACAATGATGGGCATCAAAGCGGATTTGCAAGGCAATCGTTTTGAAGTGAAGAAAGAAACGCCAGTTCCTGAAGTGATCTTCACGGATAAAAGCCGTCTGCAACAAATCCTGATTAACTTGATTAACAATGCCATCAAGTTTACTCACAACGGAACGATCCAAGTTTGTTATGGTTTGAAAGATAAACAGATTTATATCGACGTGAAAGACACCGGCATTGGTATTCCTGCTGAATCCAAGAAAGACTTGTTCCAAACGTTTTCGCAAATCGATTCATCAAGCACGCGCCGTTATGAAGGCACAGGCTTAGGCTTGGTTCTTTCTAAGAAGATCGCACAATCTTTGGGTGGTGAGGTCGTTCTTCTAGAAAGTTACGTCAACAAGGGCTCTGTCTTCCGTGTAACGATTGCGACGGATATTCCTGACGTTGAAAAACCAGCGAAAAAGCCGGCCGTGGCACAGAACAAACCAGATCTTATGCAACTTCAGGGCAGAAAAGTTTTGATTGTCGACGACTCCAGCGACAATCAATTGCTGATTCAACTGTACTTAAAGAAAAAAGGCGTGATTTCGGAATTCGCTGACAATGGCGAAATGGCTGTTAATAAAGCCTTAAATAGCAACTACGACGTCGTGCTGATGGATATGCAGATGCCCGTTATGGACGGCTACACGGCGACTAAGCGCCTGCGTGAACATGGCTTTACAAAACCGATTATTGCTTTAACTGCACATGCGATGTCTGAAGATCGCAACCGCTGCATTGAAGCTGGCTGCAATGACTATCTGACAAAACCAATCGATTCAGGTGTCCTCTACATGACCCTGCTCGATTATATGTCTTAG
- a CDS encoding ATP-binding protein — protein MTLRLRIFLFNLISVFLATFVVAIIGLKIVESTVVDSTYERLTQIRIAKTTAIENYFRDLQMAINLIASHELTDDLLGSDSPDAQPEFRRLLDNYVLDFNIYDMALLNPKGKILYTTRKDIEDGVSVYKNTAGGTKLKDLFTWAQKAQEGSTLFLDFDKDPINPKISTGFVASPIYRNNKFLGAVLLKISISEIDRITSDNFAWATHGMGQTGETLIYGEDWSLRNTGRFRVESGGSNGTEGELFSSNRGDEDIKKIENLSEVRETGIDYRGQKVIRSIGKIYLPNGELWYIQSKIDESEAFAVLDRIAIASSAAAVLIFILFFFATFAATGKVVEPIQLLTDRLEKLGAGNLTQKINYHSKDEIGLLVTKYNQLADRLETTVVSKEFLDSVIQSIKAFLFIVKVTHHDDWRQASYMISQANEAALKLLGLTAQQVSKIDLKTLIHSTEEFQNYTWLLQTRHSIEAEIVNHDGRRIPILMNWAALPNRTSKDLTFVFVCTDITDRIQAENALIEAREQAVKASQAKSEFLARMSHEIRTPLNAIIGITDILGESELKPEQAQLVRVCANAGENLLALINDILDISKIEAREVRLEKIAFDLEATTKNICDILKQKANEKSLNFNLKVDLDHAETHMVIGDPTRLRQILFNLIGNAIKFTQTGEISVKVDFEGKEHKFVRFAIRDTGTGIPKDKQHLLFQNFVQADSSITRKFGGSGLGLTISKNLVELMGGRIWFASEENKGSTFFFTIPYVPTDAKALETTRTYEEPIPALPLTDVNVARNARILVVDDTEDNRFLLLTYLKKYPFDVVQAENGKVAVDKATHESFDLILMDIQMPVMDGYVATQKIRAWEKQHGKKAIPIIAVSANAMAEDVQKSLDAGCTEHLTKPVKKTALLEMVQRYTI, from the coding sequence ATGACTTTACGACTAAGGATCTTCTTATTCAACCTAATCTCGGTCTTTCTCGCGACCTTTGTTGTTGCAATTATTGGCCTCAAGATTGTTGAATCCACGGTTGTCGACAGCACTTACGAACGCCTCACACAAATTCGCATCGCAAAAACAACGGCCATCGAAAATTATTTCCGCGATTTGCAAATGGCGATCAACCTTATTGCATCTCACGAATTGACGGACGATTTGCTGGGATCGGATAGTCCCGATGCGCAACCCGAATTCCGTCGCCTTCTCGACAACTACGTTCTTGATTTCAACATCTACGACATGGCTTTGCTTAATCCCAAAGGCAAAATTCTTTACACCACTCGTAAAGACATTGAGGACGGAGTTTCCGTCTACAAGAACACTGCCGGCGGAACAAAGTTAAAAGATCTATTCACGTGGGCGCAGAAAGCACAGGAAGGCAGCACTCTCTTCCTGGACTTCGACAAAGACCCGATCAATCCAAAAATTTCTACGGGATTCGTTGCTTCGCCGATCTATCGCAATAATAAATTCCTGGGTGCTGTTCTTTTAAAAATTTCCATTTCCGAAATTGATCGCATTACCAGTGACAACTTCGCGTGGGCGACTCACGGCATGGGTCAAACCGGCGAAACCTTGATTTACGGCGAAGACTGGAGCTTGCGTAACACCGGTCGTTTCCGCGTTGAAAGCGGTGGTTCTAACGGGACTGAAGGCGAGCTGTTCTCGAGCAACCGTGGTGATGAAGATATCAAGAAAATCGAAAACCTCAGCGAGGTTCGCGAAACCGGTATCGATTATCGTGGGCAAAAAGTCATTCGCTCGATCGGTAAGATTTATTTACCAAATGGTGAGCTGTGGTACATCCAAAGTAAAATCGACGAAAGCGAAGCCTTCGCCGTCTTGGATCGAATCGCGATCGCATCCAGTGCCGCTGCCGTCTTGATCTTCATCTTGTTCTTCTTCGCAACATTCGCTGCGACTGGAAAAGTTGTCGAACCAATTCAACTATTGACGGACCGTTTGGAAAAACTGGGCGCGGGTAACTTAACTCAAAAAATCAATTATCATTCGAAAGACGAAATTGGTTTGCTGGTTACGAAATACAACCAGCTTGCCGACCGTCTGGAAACAACCGTGGTTTCCAAAGAGTTCCTTGATAGCGTTATTCAATCGATTAAAGCATTCCTCTTCATCGTTAAAGTCACGCATCACGATGATTGGCGCCAAGCTTCGTACATGATTTCGCAAGCGAATGAAGCCGCGCTGAAACTTTTAGGTTTAACGGCGCAACAGGTTTCTAAGATCGACTTAAAAACTTTGATTCACTCCACGGAAGAGTTCCAAAACTATACTTGGCTTTTGCAAACTCGCCACAGTATCGAAGCTGAAATCGTCAACCACGATGGTCGTCGCATTCCGATCTTGATGAACTGGGCGGCTTTACCAAATCGTACAAGCAAAGACTTAACATTCGTGTTCGTATGTACTGACATCACGGATCGTATCCAGGCCGAAAACGCTTTAATCGAAGCGCGTGAACAAGCCGTCAAAGCATCGCAAGCGAAATCTGAATTCTTGGCGCGTATGTCCCATGAAATCAGAACGCCACTGAATGCGATCATCGGTATCACCGACATCTTAGGTGAGTCAGAATTGAAGCCAGAGCAAGCTCAGCTTGTGCGCGTGTGCGCAAATGCCGGTGAAAACTTGCTGGCCCTGATCAACGACATCCTGGATATCTCGAAAATCGAAGCGCGCGAAGTGCGTTTGGAAAAAATCGCCTTCGATCTTGAAGCGACAACAAAAAATATTTGCGACATCTTAAAACAAAAAGCCAATGAGAAGAGCCTGAACTTCAACTTGAAAGTTGATTTGGATCACGCGGAAACTCACATGGTCATCGGCGACCCGACTCGCCTTCGTCAGATTCTGTTCAACTTGATTGGTAACGCCATCAAGTTTACGCAAACGGGAGAGATCTCTGTCAAAGTTGACTTCGAAGGTAAAGAACACAAATTCGTGCGCTTTGCGATTCGTGATACAGGAACTGGGATCCCGAAAGACAAGCAGCACTTATTATTCCAAAACTTCGTTCAAGCCGATTCATCAATCACTCGCAAATTTGGCGGCAGTGGTTTGGGCTTAACGATTTCAAAGAACCTTGTCGAACTGATGGGTGGACGAATTTGGTTTGCCAGCGAGGAAAATAAAGGAAGTACGTTCTTCTTCACAATTCCTTACGTTCCGACAGACGCGAAAGCGCTGGAAACAACTCGCACTTATGAAGAGCCTATCCCAGCATTGCCGCTGACTGATGTGAACGTCGCTAGAAACGCGCGTATTTTAGTTGTCGACGACACTGAAGATAATCGCTTCTTGCTTTTAACTTATTTAAAGAAATATCCATTCGACGTTGTTCAAGCGGAAAATGGTAAGGTCGCGGTGGACAAAGCCACACATGAAAGCTTTGATTTGATTCTGATGGACATTCAAATGCCTGTGATGGATGGCTACGTTGCGACTCAAAAAATTCGCGCGTGGGAAAAACAACATGGGAAGAAAGCGATCCCAATCATTGCCGTCAGCGCCAACGCCATGGCTGAAGATGTACAAAAATCTTTGGATGCTGGCTGCACAGAACACCTAACTAAACCGGTAAAAAAGACTGCGCTCTTGGAAATGGTCCAGCGTTACACTATCTAG
- a CDS encoding ABC transporter substrate-binding protein, whose product MNVIKPILVLVFVFFGVTFQVKAQTEHWIINTLEWPPYTCSRCAENGAAAKALRDSLKTVGVEVEFVFYTWSQTIKKAAEPKVFGYFPMWYDTLKPGFIRSPALFSSPIGIIQQRKKPLVWNNLSDLKGKKIGVTQDYNYSEEFNRLVKSGAIKVETAISDDINLTRVASGELDGAMTDINNARYFLFNSSAEVFTKVEVNPKILETKELFIGINEKSAGKIDKLKQALKNVNYQRLVDEYLLRYQRRVE is encoded by the coding sequence ATGAATGTAATAAAACCGATCCTTGTACTAGTTTTTGTATTCTTTGGTGTGACGTTCCAGGTTAAGGCTCAGACGGAACACTGGATAATAAATACACTCGAATGGCCGCCTTACACGTGCTCGCGTTGCGCGGAAAATGGGGCTGCGGCTAAAGCTCTTCGCGACTCTTTGAAAACTGTTGGTGTTGAAGTGGAATTCGTTTTCTACACGTGGTCGCAAACAATCAAAAAAGCCGCAGAACCTAAGGTCTTTGGTTATTTTCCTATGTGGTACGATACGTTGAAGCCGGGTTTTATCAGATCACCAGCCTTGTTTTCTTCGCCGATCGGAATCATTCAACAGCGTAAAAAACCTTTAGTCTGGAATAATCTTTCGGATCTCAAAGGAAAGAAGATCGGTGTGACTCAAGACTACAATTACTCGGAAGAATTTAATCGTCTTGTGAAGTCAGGTGCGATCAAAGTTGAAACGGCTATCTCTGATGACATTAACTTGACTAGAGTTGCGTCGGGAGAACTCGACGGAGCGATGACCGATATTAACAATGCCCGATATTTTTTATTTAATTCTTCGGCCGAAGTTTTCACTAAAGTCGAAGTGAATCCTAAAATTTTGGAAACAAAAGAGTTGTTCATCGGCATTAATGAAAAGAGTGCAGGCAAGATTGATAAACTCAAACAAGCTTTGAAAAACGTGAATTATCAACGACTTGTCGATGAATATTTGTTGCGCTATCAACGCAGAGTTGAATAG
- a CDS encoding 3D domain-containing protein, which translates to MKTLKKVLVLFAFASQIVSCAASKASDGDANMLNPTIYYKPTIRVDRTKCDASEITEMKSPEDKVLAVMCLRDFNNCVMQGSCFIVSEDSRMRSFNYYARGPDTIPRFVEVDIRRCPYGYGMRNTCLDPYFTVAADLKIYKLGDVIFVPRLVGQLMPDGQTHDGFLVVRDAGGGINGANRFDFFTGFYNHLARENTLARLGFGDKTNAFEFRVASEEEAKEVRDRRGYPGLKKEIIISPEGPYGARPASLSAPPKSVE; encoded by the coding sequence ATGAAAACACTCAAGAAAGTCCTCGTTCTTTTTGCTTTCGCTTCTCAGATCGTGTCGTGTGCGGCATCGAAGGCGTCTGACGGCGATGCGAACATGTTAAATCCCACAATCTATTACAAGCCGACGATTCGTGTTGATCGCACAAAGTGCGATGCTTCCGAAATCACAGAGATGAAATCTCCTGAAGATAAAGTATTAGCCGTGATGTGTTTGCGTGATTTCAATAACTGTGTGATGCAAGGTTCTTGTTTCATTGTCTCTGAAGATTCGCGCATGCGTTCGTTTAACTACTATGCGCGCGGTCCTGATACGATTCCACGTTTTGTAGAAGTGGATATTCGTCGTTGTCCTTATGGCTATGGCATGCGCAATACGTGTCTTGATCCGTACTTTACCGTCGCTGCTGATTTGAAAATTTATAAATTAGGTGACGTGATTTTTGTTCCGCGCTTAGTAGGACAGTTGATGCCTGATGGACAAACGCATGATGGTTTCCTTGTCGTGCGCGATGCGGGTGGTGGAATTAATGGTGCCAATCGTTTCGACTTCTTTACGGGTTTCTACAATCATCTGGCGCGCGAAAATACTCTGGCACGCTTAGGCTTCGGCGATAAAACAAATGCGTTTGAATTCCGTGTCGCCTCAGAGGAGGAAGCGAAAGAAGTGCGCGATCGCCGTGGTTATCCTGGCTTGAAAAAAGAGATTATTATCTCTCCTGAAGGGCCTTATGGGGCTCGTCCCGCATCGCTTTCTGCTCCTCCTAAATCGGTGGAGTAG
- a CDS encoding flagellin translates to MGLRIATNTASIAAQRVLGTQQKRSEHSAQALASGSRIVHAADDAAGLAISENFRGQLRGISAARNNANNAISFAQVGEGGLSEVSNILVRLRELGVQAASDTIGETERGFLNKETQQLLQEADRIAKTTTFGNRKLLDGSGGDLQFQVGANAGEDNMIKVTFDADATASNLGIDGIAMADKGDARDSLEKIDKALVKVSEMRAGFGATQSRLESTVSNLDVSYENLSAANSRIRDTDVAKETAELASANILQNTAVSVLSQANMLPNVAMKLVG, encoded by the coding sequence ATGGGCTTAAGAATCGCGACCAATACTGCTTCGATCGCAGCACAACGTGTGTTGGGTACTCAGCAGAAACGTTCCGAACATTCGGCGCAGGCATTAGCTTCTGGTAGCCGTATCGTTCACGCCGCCGACGACGCTGCCGGTTTGGCGATCTCCGAAAACTTCAGAGGACAGTTAAGAGGTATCTCTGCTGCCCGTAATAATGCCAACAACGCGATTTCATTCGCGCAAGTAGGTGAGGGTGGTCTTTCTGAAGTTTCTAATATCTTGGTTCGTCTTCGCGAGCTTGGAGTTCAAGCAGCCTCTGACACTATCGGTGAAACAGAGCGCGGATTCTTGAACAAAGAGACGCAACAGCTTCTTCAAGAGGCGGACCGTATTGCGAAAACAACAACGTTCGGTAATAGAAAACTCCTCGACGGCTCTGGCGGTGACTTGCAATTCCAAGTCGGTGCGAATGCCGGTGAAGATAATATGATTAAGGTGACCTTCGATGCCGATGCGACTGCAAGTAATCTTGGTATCGACGGAATTGCCATGGCCGACAAAGGTGATGCTCGAGACTCGTTAGAGAAAATCGACAAAGCCTTGGTGAAGGTCTCAGAGATGCGTGCGGGATTTGGTGCGACTCAATCGCGACTTGAATCTACGGTCTCTAACTTAGATGTGTCTTATGAAAACTTATCTGCTGCGAATTCACGTATCCGTGATACTGACGTAGCGAAAGAAACTGCAGAACTTGCGTCTGCGAATATTCTCCAAAATACGGCGGTATCGGTTCTGTCACAAGCGAACATGTTACCGAACGTAGCTATGAAACTAGTGGGCTAA
- a CDS encoding transposase, with translation MGRKQFINQSEYPYHVTARCINKEWFSQNPEVVWEVMTRNLYFINHAFNLRIQAFVLMSNHFHMLVRAPDGNISEAMKFFMTQTSKEISKLSKRINHCYGGRFHRTLIASPLYYLHAYKYVYRNPVTAGLVERVEDYKFSSLHGVLGNSWMEVPVQEDDNWGNWETRQATLAWLNTAPLEEDWDLVRKALKRPEFVLSKVNKRSSDLEFNAL, from the coding sequence ATGGGAAGAAAGCAATTTATCAATCAGTCAGAGTATCCATATCACGTCACTGCTAGATGTATTAATAAGGAATGGTTCAGCCAAAATCCGGAAGTAGTTTGGGAGGTGATGACTAGAAATTTATATTTCATCAATCACGCGTTCAACTTGCGAATCCAAGCATTCGTATTGATGAGTAATCATTTTCACATGCTAGTAAGAGCACCTGACGGCAACATCAGTGAAGCAATGAAATTCTTTATGACTCAAACGAGCAAAGAGATTTCAAAGTTAAGTAAAAGAATCAACCACTGTTACGGCGGAAGATTCCATCGCACACTAATTGCCTCTCCACTCTACTATTTGCACGCCTATAAATACGTTTACCGAAATCCGGTCACAGCAGGATTAGTTGAAAGAGTAGAAGATTATAAATTCAGTTCTCTTCATGGAGTTTTAGGAAATAGTTGGATGGAAGTACCCGTTCAAGAAGATGATAATTGGGGAAATTGGGAAACAAGACAAGCAACTCTCGCTTGGTTGAATACTGCACCATTAGAAGAAGATTGGGATTTAGTCAGAAAGGCGCTCAAGAGGCCAGAATTCGTTCTTAGCAAAGTTAACAAGCGTTCTTCAGACTTGGAATTTAACGCGTTGTAG
- a CDS encoding flagellin has translation MGMRISTNISAVNAQRTMSQSQRAIGKSMEQLASGSRINKAADDAAGLAISEGMKSQIRSLGQAQRNANDGISMVQTAEGGLNEVSNILTRMRELGIQASSDTIGDTERGFLNKEVQQLKAESQRITQTTRFGNAKLIDGSGDKFDFQVGTGNDSEADRISYNAAETNASIDNLGIAGFDFSSKEGAQEALEKIDKAQTQVNGFRAGLGALQNRLTSTVDNLGVQNENISAANSRIRDTDVAAATAESARNQVLMAANTSVLSQANSMPNAAMKLIG, from the coding sequence ATGGGAATGAGAATTTCTACAAATATTTCTGCCGTGAATGCGCAAAGAACGATGAGCCAGTCTCAACGTGCAATTGGCAAATCTATGGAGCAATTGGCTTCTGGATCGCGCATCAATAAAGCAGCCGATGACGCTGCCGGCTTGGCGATCAGTGAGGGTATGAAATCCCAAATCAGATCTTTAGGTCAAGCACAACGAAACGCGAACGATGGTATCTCGATGGTACAAACTGCTGAGGGTGGTTTGAATGAGGTTTCAAATATCTTAACTCGTATGCGTGAGTTGGGTATCCAAGCTTCTTCTGACACTATCGGTGATACAGAACGCGGTTTCTTGAATAAAGAGGTTCAACAACTTAAAGCTGAATCACAACGTATTACTCAAACAACAAGATTTGGTAATGCGAAATTGATCGACGGTTCAGGCGATAAGTTTGATTTCCAAGTAGGTACAGGTAACGACTCTGAAGCGGACCGTATCTCTTACAACGCGGCTGAGACAAACGCATCTATCGATAACTTGGGTATCGCTGGTTTCGACTTCTCTTCTAAAGAGGGCGCACAAGAAGCTCTAGAGAAAATCGATAAAGCGCAAACGCAAGTGAACGGTTTCCGCGCAGGTCTTGGTGCCCTTCAAAACCGTTTGACATCTACAGTTGATAACTTGGGTGTGCAAAACGAAAACATCTCTGCAGCGAACTCACGTATCCGTGATACTGACGTAGCAGCAGCAACAGCTGAGTCAGCTCGTAACCAAGTATTGATGGCAGCAAATACATCAGTATTGTCACAAGCTAACTCCATGCCGAATGCAGCGATGAAATTGATTGGTTAA
- a CDS encoding type 1 glutamine amidotransferase domain-containing protein produces the protein MKKTLEGKRVAIVATDGFEQSELFEPKKALEDAGAQVDIVSLKSGKIKAWNKKDWGESIDVNATIDIADEEDYDALMLPGGVMNPDKLRQEESVVHFVEDFIAHGKPIAAICHGPQVLIETGYLRGKNMTSYGSLRTDMINAGANWMDTEVVVDNGLITSRKPDDIPAFNKKMIEEFAEGPHDVSLFGSMSNRNEKKDRSLHH, from the coding sequence ATGAAAAAAACATTAGAAGGAAAACGCGTAGCAATCGTTGCCACGGATGGTTTTGAACAATCCGAACTGTTTGAACCGAAGAAAGCGTTAGAAGATGCCGGAGCACAAGTCGACATTGTCTCTTTAAAGTCAGGAAAAATTAAAGCCTGGAATAAAAAAGATTGGGGCGAATCCATCGACGTGAATGCCACAATCGATATTGCTGATGAAGAGGATTACGATGCCTTGATGTTACCCGGCGGTGTGATGAATCCTGACAAACTTCGCCAGGAAGAATCTGTCGTTCATTTCGTTGAAGACTTCATCGCGCACGGAAAACCGATTGCGGCTATCTGTCACGGCCCCCAAGTTCTGATTGAAACGGGATATCTTCGTGGAAAAAACATGACCAGCTATGGCTCATTAAGAACAGACATGATTAATGCGGGAGCAAATTGGATGGATACAGAAGTTGTTGTCGATAACGGCTTAATCACAAGTCGTAAGCCTGACGATATTCCTGCATTTAACAAAAAGATGATCGAAGAATTTGCGGAAGGTCCGCACGATGTTTCACTCTTTGGCTCGATGTCGAATCGAAACGAGAAAAAGGACAGAAGTCTTCATCACTAA
- a CDS encoding FAD-dependent oxidoreductase encodes MAQYQQSHLSLWQEDIIFPNLEPLSESITTEICIVGTGFAGLLLAYRLLKAGHKVVLLDKDPLGYNESSRTSAHISDAFDDHFTKILKKHGKEKAQLSYQSHHEAIDLLEQIAREENIDCDFKRVDGYLFLGEGDDIQTLQKELEAAKTCGVIEVELLENTHGMFFDMGAALRFGHQAQFHPLKFTSALINIIRNRGAKIFTRSQVVKVHDDVKAPWVELANGTKVTAQKVVMATNVPVNNLISIIAKEAAFRSYVLGIKVPRGSVNQALMWDTHDPYHYIRIDASPERDYDILIVGGEDHRVGQEEHPELRFERIQQWVTERLGLKDPQVVYSWSGQIIEPMDGLAYIGRNPGDKNVFIHTGDSGQGITHAAIGSMILTDLIEGKEHRWGSVYDPSRFHLSGLNDFLKDNLQNGIQYADWIYRDEKDLTELLPGEGCVVNSGLTKTAVYRDKEGSLHKMSAICTHAGGIVKWNAGEETWDCPCHGSRFSKMGEVLNGPAMHNLPLKKEEKNEESPLKKKDDSQMDTFSRGTR; translated from the coding sequence ATGGCACAATACCAACAAAGTCACCTGTCTTTATGGCAGGAAGATATCATTTTCCCAAATCTCGAACCGTTGAGTGAATCTATCACGACTGAAATTTGTATTGTGGGAACTGGTTTTGCCGGATTATTGCTTGCGTATCGCTTGCTGAAAGCAGGACATAAAGTCGTCCTGCTAGATAAAGACCCTTTGGGATACAACGAGTCGTCGCGAACTTCCGCGCATATTTCTGATGCCTTTGATGATCACTTCACAAAAATTTTAAAAAAGCATGGCAAAGAAAAAGCTCAGTTGTCTTATCAAAGTCATCATGAGGCTATCGATTTGTTAGAGCAAATCGCGCGTGAAGAAAATATTGATTGTGATTTTAAACGCGTCGATGGCTATCTTTTCCTTGGTGAAGGCGATGACATACAAACTTTGCAAAAGGAACTGGAAGCCGCAAAAACCTGTGGAGTGATTGAGGTCGAGCTTTTAGAAAATACGCATGGAATGTTCTTTGATATGGGTGCAGCCCTGCGCTTCGGACATCAGGCGCAATTTCATCCCTTAAAATTTACAAGTGCATTGATAAATATCATCAGAAATAGGGGGGCGAAGATTTTCACGCGCTCACAAGTTGTTAAAGTTCACGACGATGTGAAAGCGCCGTGGGTGGAATTGGCAAATGGTACGAAAGTCACCGCACAAAAAGTCGTCATGGCGACAAATGTGCCCGTGAATAATTTGATTTCCATTATTGCTAAAGAAGCGGCGTTTCGCTCTTACGTGTTGGGAATTAAAGTTCCGCGTGGCAGTGTGAATCAAGCTTTGATGTGGGATACTCACGATCCTTATCATTACATCCGTATCGATGCGTCGCCTGAGCGTGATTATGACATTCTGATCGTTGGGGGAGAAGATCACCGCGTAGGGCAAGAAGAACATCCCGAGTTGCGTTTTGAACGAATTCAACAATGGGTCACCGAAAGATTGGGTTTGAAAGATCCGCAGGTGGTTTACAGTTGGTCGGGACAAATTATCGAACCCATGGATGGCCTTGCATACATTGGCAGAAATCCCGGAGATAAAAATGTTTTCATTCATACGGGCGATTCAGGGCAGGGAATTACACATGCTGCCATCGGTTCGATGATCCTGACGGATTTGATTGAAGGTAAAGAACATCGTTGGGGGTCGGTGTATGATCCAAGTCGATTTCATCTCAGCGGCCTCAATGATTTTTTAAAAGACAATTTACAGAATGGAATTCAATACGCGGATTGGATTTATCGCGATGAAAAAGATCTGACTGAATTACTGCCAGGCGAAGGCTGCGTAGTGAATTCAGGTTTAACCAAAACCGCTGTTTATCGTGATAAAGAAGGTTCACTTCATAAGATGTCAGCGATCTGCACCCATGCCGGCGGAATCGTAAAGTGGAATGCCGGAGAAGAAACATGGGATTGTCCTTGTCACGGTTCGCGCTTCAGTAAAATGGGAGAAGTTCTGAACGGTCCCGCGATGCACAATCTGCCTCTGAAAAAAGAGGAAAAGAATGAAGAATCACCGCTCAAGAAAAAAGACGATTCACAGATGGATACTTTTTCTCGAGGTACTCGCTAA